The genomic window caattttttttccctaacctTATATTTTCTGAGTTAATCCTGAGTGGAGATCTCATAATTTGCCACTGGAAAAGGGGAACAAGGAGTTGGGCAAACTTTGCCATATCAACTTTACAACCGAAGAGCTTATGAAGAACTGCTACTTGGTGTATTTGAATTTAAAGCTTTCTGGACAAGGGTGCATACATGTCATCCTTTCTCTAGTGCTTAATATAGAGGTATGTAGAACACTTTTCTGAAAATTATTCTATAAAACATGATGAAATGTGGGTGATGAGAACTCATCTTATGGACTTTATCATTATATGGCAAAACCcaagcctccatttcttcattgcATTTATTTGCTGATAGTGttactgatgagggagcagaaggctggctgaggacaaagcaaaagctgacccccctgcaaccttcccccacccccactcctgggtgggacacatgtgacattctttaggaatcccCCACCTATCTTAATAGCTTGCTAAAAAGGGCAAAAGgaccttggcaatggcaaggcctctggtatctggtATCTTGTAGGTTCTCTTTAGCTTGTGAAAGTTCTATCAAAACCTCCCTTTTCcctacctcccccaaccccgtgGTACATaactgccacccctcacaaccctggggcagcagctctttctgctcacGGGTCCTGTCGccatgctttaataaactaccaaagatgggggcacctgggtggctcagtgggttaaagcctctgccttcggctcaggtcatgttcccagggtcctgggatggagcccagcattgggctctctgctcagcagggagtctgcttcctcctctctctctgcctgcttctctgtctacttgtgatctctgtcaaataaataaataaaatctttaaaaaaaaataataaactaccaaagatgtctcaagaattctttcttggtcatcggctccagacctcaccccaccgagcCTCACCTATATTCCAGAACTTCATCATTACTTTGCATGTTTGTTCCTCTATGGAAAACTGACTTTGGAGCAGAGCAGTCCTTGGTTCTAATCCCCAGTCTCCTATGTGCGAACTCAGGAAAAGAACTAGTCTGAGCTTCCTAACGAGTGTTTCTCCCTGAATCAATCCTTCATGTAATGTGGGACGGAGAGGAAGGACCAACTTTCCTCTCTATTCTAAGCCAAACTGCAATGTTGTGCGAATAAATTACTCTTACTATTGCCCTCACACTCCAGTAGCAAGACGGAAGTTCCATGTAGTACTTGAAAGCTTTCTGTCCCCTCACAGAGGCATGAGAACCTGCAGATACCTAGACCCCGACAATGCTACGttacacagaaaacagaaaatgccGGTGCTGCGAACTCAGTTGCTTTCCAAAACCACTGAGGAGCCTGCCCAGTTGTGCAGTGACTTTGTGGCAGGATCAGAAGGACAGCTCTTGTCGATATAGTTTTAGAACGTCGGTGAAATTCAGTGGGGTGGAGTCCAGAGCCcacgaccaagaaagaattcttgagatgtctttggtgcaaaatggtggtttattaaagcacccATGGGCAGAAGGACCTGCTGCCCGGGGTTGTAAGATGAGGCTCATTGGTATGAGAGGGTTGGAGGAGGTAAGAAAAAAGGGAGGTTTCAGAAAGAACTTTCATACGCTAAAGAAGTCTCACtgggaggccttgccattgtcaaggttGTTGACCCCTCAAGTGAGGCATTAGCGTTTAGAACATTGGGAACTTCCTGGGGGAACAGTACAGTCTGGACGTGGTCTATGACCAGACAGGCCAACCAGTGCACACGCTCTCCTTAATTACATGAACCTGAGGTCATTTTTTCAACACTTGAGTAACAACGAAATTGTGAGGTTGTGAAATCTCTACTGATTCCACTTGCCTGGCTTTTCACAGTTCCTATCATTAGGGgcaacttttctctttcttttttttgccagTAGTTGCCCAGTAACCCCATACTCCAGCCTTTAGGAAATCTTCATATGGACCCTGAATTCATACTCAGTTTTAAGGATCTCTTAATAGGTAAATgattacatttaagtttttttatgCTATTAAAGTCTAAAGCAATGTTGGTCCTTATAGTTAAACTCAGGGTATAAGTGAGATATTTAAAGTTATTATATAATACACAATAATTTGTGTTAATAAGAATTACTTAttcatattaaattaaaattaataaaaggttTTAATATAATTGTTTGCTAAAAATTAGAATGAGCAGGAGTAAAGGTAAATATTAAAGTCCGATTTACTCTCTCTATTCTCACTGGCCAGTGGTAACAATTTTAACACTTCTGCATACTTCCAGGAAATTTTTAGACACATGTGATTACTAAGATATAATATTCTATCGCCATATGTAAGTAAACGCATGAAGCATGCTAAATGAATGTTCAGGTGCTTGTCTTTCCCCCTTGGAatttgagcattttttcttttaagattttatatattcattggacagagagagacacagcaagagagggaacacaagcaaggggcagtgggagagggagaagcaggcttcctgccaagcagggagcccaacacggggctcgatcccaggaccctgggaacatgccctgagccaaaggcagacacttaacaactgaaccacccatgcaccctgaATTTGAGCATTTTGCACATTCATATCTTTATCTGAATTTATATCTCTTTCTCATACCTCATTTTTTTGACAGTGACATAGCAACAGAGATTTTCTGAGTGACTCTAAAACACTTCCCTACCACTCTGTACTGAGCGCTATAGACGTGAGTGAAATTAAAGCATAAGTTAATAATTCAAAAATTGTGTTCCTATTATGAAATTCACATTTCTaaaccaataaaataataataaaatggtagAGGGAAGTGTCTGCAAGGTAGCCGACTCAGGGAGGGACACATGCTCAGCACGTGGCCTTAGAAACTTGGGACTCTCAACAGGCTATTGGCTGAACATTAGAGCTACAGACTCCCCGTGACCTTGGTCCATGATGCTGTGCTAGGGATCTCCCATGGAACATCACATTATACCTCAAGTCAGAGTCATTACTGCCTCTGCTGTTGAGGTGGGTGGTTTTAGAGCTGTGGAGAGGACAGGAAAGTAAATTGTCAACTCACAGGGTCATTCATAGTCCATTGGTGGACCTAGGACACTTCAAGGTCAAGCAATCAATCCCAGGCAGCTTCCTCTCTGAACATTTCAGAGGTCCAAGGTCACTATTAGTCTGTTTCATTCACATTCACACTACCACACCAGAAAGgcattattatacccattttctAGATGGGGAGCCTAATATTCAAGAGAATAAGAAGCATTTCCAGGATGATATAACTAATGACTTTATTTAGTAGAGAATTTATTTAGTAAGGATGTAACTAATGACTTTATTTACTAGAGACAACCCAGGCTTGTCTGTCTCCAACGTCCATGttattaatatctttttattCTGATTCTGTGAGCTCTTAAGAGgcaatagacattttttttttaatatgtctgaTGACTTTCTAGAACCTACCTACATAGTTTTGGGGATGATgagatgatgaaaataattttaactgtTTCAGATGATAAGGCAATCTCCATGGCATTGAGGAGAAATTAGAATGAAAAGGTAGAATGGCAGGAATTATAACCAAGTCTTTCTAAAAATAGCTATTGAGGTGGAAAGTAGTACAAAGATTaacaaaatgaccaaaaaaattaaagaacacattttattaaatttgtaaaattaggtatttactttttaaattttggctttcttttgtcttttctttcttttcttccctccttcctttttcttttcttttctccttctttctttctttttctctctctcctttctccttttttagcctttctttctttccccctccctccctccttcctttccttctttctttctttctttgtaggcCACATACCTGGGGAGCCCATGCAGTGGGGTTCAATAAGTGAGTTCAGTgcacttgaactcacaaccctgagatcaagacctgagctgagatcaagagtcagatgcttaatgactgaaccacccaggtgctgctgggcTTTCATTTATGAAGTAGTGACACAAATATAGAAAGATTAAATTGTAGAAATGCCTAAGTACTTATGAGTATTTCCAACTATGTATTTTTCATATCACAATCTTTATTCTGTATGTATCTTCAAACAGGTACTAAAGTGATTATAAATAATTGAAATGTCAATAAGTATGTGTTCATCGAGTTCCTGAATTCTTGTGTTTCAGGAAACGAAGAGTCAAACAATTGATCATGAGGCAGGTGAATGAGAGCTTCCCACCGGAGTTCATCCTTCTTGGTTTCTCAGATCGACCATGGCTGGAGCTCCCGCTCTTTGTGGTCTTCTTCATTTCTTACATGGTGACTATCTTTGGGAATCTGACCATTATTCTAGTGTCACGCCTGGACCCCAAACTCCATAtccccatgtacttttttcttaCCAATCTGTCACTCCTGGACCTTTGCTACACCACAAGTACGGTTCCACAGATGCTGGTAAATTTATACAGCACCAGGAAGGTGATCAGTTATGGTGGCTGTGTGGCCCAGCTCTTCATGTTTCTAGCCTTGGGGGCCACTGAATGTGTTCTTTTGGCCGTCATGTCCTTTGATAGGTTTGTAGCTATTTGTCGGCCTCTGCGTTACTCAGTTATCATGCACCAGAGGCTGTGCCTCCAGCTGGCAGCCGCATCCTGGATTACTGGTTTTAGCAACTCAGTGTGGTTGTCCACACTGACTCTCCAGCTGCCGCTCTGTGGCCCCCACGTAGTAGATCACTTTCTCTGTGAAGTCCCTGCCCTGCTCAAGTTGTCCTGTGTAGACACAACAGCCAACGAGGCGGAACTGTTCTTTGTAAGTGTGCTGTTCCATCTGATACCACTGACGCTCATCCTAGTATCATATGCTTTCATTGCCCAAACAGTGTTGAGGATCCAGTCGGCGGAAGGCCGGCGAAAGGCGTTTGGCACCTGTGGCTCCCATCTGATCGTGGTGTCGCTGTTTTACGGCACCGCGATCTCCATGTACCTACAACCGCCATCCCCCAGCTCCAAGGACCGGGGGAAGATGGTGTCCCTCTTCTATGGGATCATCGCACCCATGCTGAACCCCCTTATATACACACTTAGGAATAAAGATGTAAAAGAGGCCTTTAAAAGGTTAGTTGCAAGAGTCTTCTTAGTCAAGAAGTAAGGGATATGCAAATGATCGACATTATAAGCACTTAATATTTACTTGGCTTGCTAACTTTTCT from Meles meles chromosome 5, mMelMel3.1 paternal haplotype, whole genome shotgun sequence includes these protein-coding regions:
- the LOC123942328 gene encoding olfactory receptor 2B6; its protein translation is MRQVNESFPPEFILLGFSDRPWLELPLFVVFFISYMVTIFGNLTIILVSRLDPKLHIPMYFFLTNLSLLDLCYTTSTVPQMLVNLYSTRKVISYGGCVAQLFMFLALGATECVLLAVMSFDRFVAICRPLRYSVIMHQRLCLQLAAASWITGFSNSVWLSTLTLQLPLCGPHVVDHFLCEVPALLKLSCVDTTANEAELFFVSVLFHLIPLTLILVSYAFIAQTVLRIQSAEGRRKAFGTCGSHLIVVSLFYGTAISMYLQPPSPSSKDRGKMVSLFYGIIAPMLNPLIYTLRNKDVKEAFKRLVARVFLVKK